CCACGCTCTTCTGGTATACGATGTTTGACACGGTCTGGCAAAGTGCAGCCATCTTCTTCATTCCTCTATTCGCTTATTGGGGCAGTACCATCGACACGTCGAGCCTAGGAGACTTGTGGACCATTGCTGCAGTTGTGGTGGTGAATCTTCACTTGGCAATGGATGTGATTAGATGGAACTGGATCGCACACGCCGCCATTTGGGGATCCATTGTTGCAGCTTGTATATGTGTTGTTGTGATTGATGTTATACCCACTCTCCCTGGTTACTGGTATAAACTTCTTTCCCTCAAGCTTTCCCtgcatttttttttgccaacatGTTTTTTAACTTTTGGGGATGTGACAGGGCAATATTCCAAGTGGCGAAGACATGGATGTTCTGGTTTTGCTTGCTTGCTATTGTGGTGACAGCATTGCTTCCTAGATTCGCCATCAAGTTTCTAGTTGAGTATTACAGACCTTCTGATGTTCGGATTGCTAGGGAGGTTGAGAAGCTTAGAAGTTTCAGTGAATCCCAACAAAACATGGGAACTGAAATGAACCAGATTCGAGATCCTTCAAGGAGTTGATATATCAGGAAAGACcacattttctcaaaatcaaaattCTTTATACCCTTCAGTggaagtatatattttataaatgttccATTTTCCCTCTTGGTTTGCTTACTAATGCAAGAGTagagtttgttttgggttttgtaGTGTAACAGAAGATTTACTTTAATCTCCGGCTGTAATTTTACATTTTGTTGTAACATACACACCAGTTTTCCTTTGTAAAGagaagaaaattgaaaatttcatTCATTTCGTTTCAtgtaatctaaaataaaaaaacaagtttCCACAAGAATTTAAAAACGGTCTGAACACTAATATGATTACATATCCAACAGGAGAGAAACATGAGAACACATCTTCCACAATCCCGAAAAAATCATACACAGCTTGCGTCTTATGCTGTTGAAGAGAAGATCAAACCGAGACTTTAACACTTTAGTTGCCACCACCACATTCACTGCCAGATAAACAAAGCCCAGAGGTTCCATCTTTTAAGCTTTATTCACATATCTAATATAGATTCAGTACATaagtaacaaataaaaacgagaTACTAACCTTTCCCATCCAAAAATCATCAGAGGTCACTCTTCTCTCCCCATCATCAACCAAATGAACCACGGCAAAACTCTGATCCGCAAAAGCACTTCTTCTTACCACATAAACTCTGAGCTCCACTAGTTCTCGTAACTCCATAGTCATAAGTCAACTCAGTCATGGGAGGAATATGAGAAATAGCAAAGAAGGCAACTTGCAAGAAGAGCTGACCGTTATTCTCATAACTAACCGGCTGCCAGAAAACATTAGGCGAGCAACTATGGTTCATGAACCTCGCAACGTTCCCCACGTTCTTAGCACTGATCACAAGAGGCAGCGGAAGCTCAGGCTCTTCAGACATCTCCTCAGAACCATCTTCATCCGCTAAGCCAGGCTCATAGTTCCATTTAAAAGGGGTGTACACACGCGTCGTATCAAAAGTATAATCATCATTAGCCATCGCTGGCTGCATTTGCGATTTGTCTATAGCCTCGCCTGCGTATATACATATAAACGAACCAGCACGGATTGGATCCCACGACCGTAACCCCCATCCTCTGTTCACAGTCTTGAACACTTCGAGCTTCAGTTTCACTCCCATCTGAGTCACCTTGTTCTTGCAGCCCGGACAGAGGCAAGCCGGGCTGCACTCATGTACCATTCCCCTCCGGCTAACGAGAACTCCGTTGCCGGAGTAAGGGAAGTCACCTCCGTTTTTCCTGATGCAGTGACAGTTCAAGTTCCCCGGCTTGCACGCCCCGCCGCACTCGCATCCATAAGAAGGCTGCTGAGTAAGCTTAAACGACGTCACAGTCGTGGAGTAAGTGAAGTAAGCAGGACCATTCTCAGCGTCAACTACATTCACAAGCGAGACTCCGATGCTTTCGACACCCGAAGTGAGGTCGGTGAGGATCATTCCTTCCCTCGAAGGCAAACCTTTCTTCCACTTCTGTATCTCAGTCCACGAAGCGAACGCAGGAGCCTGACCAGGAGCTCTCACTAGCTTATACTTGAAAGTGTTGTGTCCTGACTTCCCTTTCTCCACCCATGACTCTTTGACGTCATACAGACCATCATATATGTAAATCTTAGCGCTCTGAGAAGCTTCTTTCAACCCTCTGATCACCCTGACCGGACTATTCTTCTGCAGACTCTTCTCCAACGCGAGGTTACCTCTCTCTAGCTTCTGGTCAGACGATTGCTTATCTTTATCAGCGTTACCTCCTTGGCCAGTGTACACCAACACATCAGGGTTACCTTCGTCGTTGTCGTAATAGCCAGAGGAGACAATGCTGGTTGCGATAGGctcttcttctgcttctcctcctcctcctttgaCGACGAGATAGTCAATCCCAGCCATGGATGGAGAATGTAAACCGATCAAACACATCTCGAACCTGAAGAAGAACACGTCACCGATCTCAAGACCCGGAACAGGGCCGGTTCTCTTCTTGGTGTTTGTCCTGACGCCTCTGCTCATGCAAGTGGACCCTGCTTTCAAGTCAGGGCGTTTGATGATCCCGGTGACGGATTCTTTCGCATCTTCCAGCTGTGAAAGCCTCCTCCTCAGCGCGTCGAACCGCGTGAGGACACTCATCACCAGCTTCCTGTCGCCGTTCTCTTTCTCCGCCGCGCTGATCCCGCTCGAGAAATTCGGGTTCTGAGCTATCGGAGTTCGCTTTCTTTGGATCTTTCTCTTCACTGTTGACCCCTCCACAGCATCACCATTAGATGCTGTATTatcaggaggaggaggagacctGAAAGTTCTTAGAGGAGTAACCAACGAAGGCTGATGTTGAGATTGGTTGAGATCTGGAGTGTGTTGAGAGGAGCTAAAGGGATAGAAAGGTGTGAAGCCAGGAGGGAAGGGTCCCAAAGGAGGTGCGCAGACGAAAGGAGGAGCTTGGTTCCCGCTTGGGAACACTGGTTTTAGAGTGCGTAATGGTTTTATATCCAACACTCGAGTCTTGTCAGTGTAGCCTCCGAAGCTCCCTTCCATAGctgcaaacaaacaaacaaaaaaattcctAGATAAAAATCAGATTTTTATTCAGAATTAACAAAAGATCTGTGAAAGTCAGAGTCTTTAATCAGATTAATCTAAGATATTAGAGACACTCAGAGCCAAATCACACGCATGCACAGATTCAGAGATGTTCAAGCGAAAGAAACCCAGAAAAGCTTATAACTTTAAGAATGATTAACCTGAAAGGTACGGACTTTGAGATCGAGATCGCTCCGTTCAgatttttagggttttcagagatgagagagacagagaggagaagaagaatgaaGAGGGAAACAAATCGAGCTGAAAGTTTCCACCTTtggtaaccaaaaaaaaaaatctgtaataGTTGGAGAAGATGATTAATTAGATCAGCCGTTGGATCAAAATCTATTTGCATCTTTGACCGTACAAAGATCTAAAAATGACTGGATTACCTACGGAGCAGGTTGTATCTTCCGTTTCAGTTTCAGTTTCGTACTGTGTACTTGCGTTCCTTGTTGAAGTGATGTAATGAACTTTTGGAGCTTTTGTCAGCTGCCGGTTGGTTGTCAACACGTGTGTAATAAGATGGTTGTCGTTTCCCTTGGCTCAATTGTTTTCACTATCTCATTGAATAAGTTTTGGAACTTGAGCTAAGATTCTTGGCTATGCAGTTAAAATCATTTTcatctaatttttaatcaagCACAAGCTATGAGTGATTTGTCCTAAAAACAATCTGAAGAACTAGTAAGATTACttgatcaagaaaaaaaaagtctaatttTTAATCAAGCACAGGCTATGAGTACACAGAGTGACTTGTCCTAAAAACAATTTGAAGAACTAGCAAGATCACATATCTAATATCAAGGAAACCTAAGGATACACTTACTACAAtactagaaatatttttttttttattggagaTGCAACAAGAATCCATCACAGTTGGCGTCTTATGCCATGCCGTTGAAGAGAAGACTTAGCACATCTCCATCcctactccatttttttttctctaaaatggagtaaaagtgattATGGAGTAAAGAATGCTCCAAACCAACCTCATATCTCACtctataatgaaatttactccgTAAAtagagtaatttatttttttttgttcatcactccattataGAGTGGGAAATGAAGTAGGATTGGAacaattttactctatttttacttttactccattttggaggaaaaaatggTGTTTTACATTGGAAAGAGCATCTCCATCCCTactccattttttttctctaaaatggagtaaaagtgattATGGAGTAAAGAATGTTCCAACCCAACCCCATATCTCATTCCATATTGAAGTTTACTCCATAAATagaataatctatttttttttgttcatcactccattataAAGTGGGAAATGAAGTAGGATTATAgcaattttactttattttcacttttactccattttggaagaaaaaatggTGTTTTacgttggagatgctcttaaacACTATAGTTTGTCACCAAAAGAACAAAACGCTTCGCCTACCAATCGAGAGTTTAAACTTGATCAATATCTTCTTCATGAGTTGAAATGTTCATGCGGATTttctagcaaaaaaaaaaacaagctagAAAGAGATGCATAATAATTTTCcatgtaaattatatatatcgGATAAGAAATACTAGAACTTCAGATGCAtgtatattttctcttttaaactatatatataatcggATAGAGTtgtttctaataattttttttaccaccccccaaaaaaaatcatatggaCAATTGACAAAAAGTTTCAAACTAATTTCTTGCCATTCATGTTTTAagcaaatcaaatcaaatcaaattaaaattttgtttggttGTTCAAATCAATATTTCAAATATGAATCCTATAAACTGATCGCATTCATGGGCTTGGTGTAGTTCTAGTCTTggtgtatttctttttgagcCACCATTACCATACAATCATACATCAATCACAAACAAAACCAATATGATAACATAATAGTATATGGATGTGGATTTTTCAAGAATTTATACCAagcaaataaaaacattatttatattattttttattgatgaaaaaaaaggaacaaagaAAGAGTTCTTCTGTATCTTCACAGTTCATAACGAAGGTCAAAGAACTCAAAATTCACCAACTTATACGAGCCACACACACGTCAGAAAACACACAAGATCACAtgaaattaaaaagagaaattaatacaagacaaaaacattaaaacacatATAGTCTCAAGAGATGAGATGTGTTCAGTAATTACTTGCTTTAGTTACTCGATGGCACTAAACTCCTCGATCATCATCTTCTTGCAACGATTGTTCATAATCGCATGGACCTTAGAGCAGTTACAAGGCATGAACATGCAGCCACGAGTACCATTGACCCCCGTCGTGGTCGAACCACCTAGCTTGCGTGCGATGACAACCGAGTTAACAACGTCATCGGTCGGATGATAGATGGTCAAGAGCTGGAAGCCTTTGAGGTCAGAAGAGTCAACGACTGGATACAAGAAAGCTCGAAGAGCATGAGCACTCCTTAGCATGAGGGTAGCTCCAGGAGCCATGTGCTTCTCCAAGTGCTCGATGGCTTTGACCTTTGCCTCTTTGTCCATCCCAACGAGAGCCGCCAAGAAAATTACGTCGTATTGGTCTAGCCCTTCGGTAGCGTTTAGCACGTCCGTTGTGTGGAAGATCATGCGTTTTGAGAGGTCTGGATCGCGAGAGACGAGGCTTGAAGCGAGTGTGTTTGCGTGTGCGTCGATGTCAAAGTTGTGGAACGTCGTGTTCTTGAGATGAAACTTAGCCAAGACGATGGATGTGAGAGGCATCGGTCCAGAGCCAACGAAGGCAATCTTGTTGGGAACATGGCTCGAGTGTTGACTCAAGAGATCAAACTCGAGCTTGCCTAGCTTGAGGTAGTTGTTATAGTAAGGAAAGATGTTTAAATGGTCAAGTGGGTTTTGGTCTCCTGGTAAGGACCCCAAGATTGTGGAGAAGTGTTGCTCTAAATAGCCTTCGGCTTCACCACATAGCTTGATGAGGTTAGATCTCATGTCTTTGACTTCATCACTCATCTTTGTGACATCGATGTTTGTGTCCGTGGGTAAGCACGTGGACACGAGTTGTCCGAACAAAGTGTCGACATTTTTTGAAGGTTTCAAACACTCGAGCTTTGAAATTTGGTCGTATAAGTCGATGATCTGCTTCACAACAAGATTGTTTTGGCAAGCCATGTCGACACTATGAGGTTATCTTTTTGGAGAGAGATGATAAGTATTTGATTTCTTAAGTATTCTTTTTAAGACTTTTGAAAATCTTTGTGTTGTGGCTTTAACCTTCACAAAGGGTCGTTATTTATTGGCAGTTGTAGCTGTGGGTCCCTTCTTCGCTGAAATTATTTATCTATcaatgattttatttatatactttgTATCTATACTATTACTTGCGAGATTTTTCGCATTCGAATTTCCACGTTAGAAATTAAATTggtaatatcgtttatacctttaataaataaaattaaatctcGACCCGTGCAACTGCgcgagtttttgtttttcatttatttttatataaacattttgttttcaattttaaattagtatatattataatataaatatgtctatcaattttaaaacataataattttacggtatatttttttcattgaatagattgtttcaaactttcacatgtatttgtatcttcttctatatatatattttcggattattatttcattattaaaatcataattatatatataaagattagtaaaatgttgttttattgtcatattcaaagatattgtaacatttcacaaatttagaattttttttaaaaaaataaacttttttcttcatagatttatattatcgagtaaataattaaacatttagtttttgtttaattttttaaaataaactatatagtttaaaatttgttttcattggtttaaggtagtaaagattaatcattgttagataatatgatttttgttatttaaatttttttttttataattttaaaagttaacatcgacaaatatttaaataattaacatatggagatataatattacaacattaaattatatctatttaatttatattatctataaatccaatggatcatctattgtttaaatccaattattgatagtccaataaaaatttttggtagacccaaaatttaaatgataagattagagattaaatgtaacatgattttctatGAATATGTcaattaggtccatttttaaaaaaatcacacatgaatcaaggttgtgacttctgttttaatatataagatatataaattagttataaaataaaaacgaatttaaattattttgattaggtaagtgattaaaattaagAATGATAAGAATTATCCGGTTGACCACGGTTGCCGGAAACCCGCGGttaccgaaaaaaaaaaagataatttatatatacactgtgttgttatctgaaaaaatatattttaataaaataattaaaaattaaaaaaaaacagaaaacacatAATTAAATACTTAtcaaataacttttttaatttatataattgaaaagagaatacttttaagatttaataatgaatataatataatttcttaaaaaaattatatgcaaAAATTTTCAAacgaaaatatacataataattttataaaaaatataaacaataatttgtcattatagtttttaattagtaatgaaTGTATTAATAATTAAGTATAAAATGTTTATCTTCGCATATACGGGCGAAACACCTAGTTtgtttaaaatgatataatCTCAAATCATCTCTACGTACATAATAACTATGTAATTTTTCGtgctatataaatatttaaaataactaattcaTAATACTtaattagtatttattttatatatttataaaaatatagctttatatgttaaaaaataattatagattatttttaataataaaatgttttttaggtTAGTTACACATAAAATTGTCTGTGTAAGAATCTGATGGTTAACTTATTTATTTCTGTATAAATTGAGTTCATATATTCTTCTGAGTTAAACTAATTTTTTGAAACTCAAAATTCAATATACTGGTTGTATATTGGTGTATACATATTATAATACCCAAATTTTAATACTTAGTTTAGACGTATAAAGAAACCGGTAAGACAGTCGCAGAAATGAGGATTGACTATATGATTCTAGTTCGATTTTTCTCTTTGTCAGTTATAATAAACATGCATTTGCATTAGACATAACTTATCTAGTCACTAATCAGATAAATAAACTGtattatttaaaagtatttCAATTATCTATTTGCATATGCATTATTTTATACGTAAGCACACCCCAATATATTCCTTttacacatacatatatgcTGGAAATTAAAAGAGCGGCATAAACCATTCCAAACTAAATGAACTATATAGTCTTTACCCACATGGCATGACCCACAACTTGGACTACCATATGATACAACTCTTTCCAATTATATcattcattattattttaaagatcACGAAAGGTGCGCCTCGTAAGTCTGtataataaaacatcaaaactaTATGTAGATAATGTATTTAAGTTGTGGGTACGTACTGATATGCTTCCCGAACAGTGAACAGTCCCATATTGGGGCTGGGAAGTGAACTAGGGTCATCTGGACAGGCCTCAAAAGGCTTCCAAAGAACTATGTTTCAACGTTTTTCAATGATTTTGGATCGAGGAATCTCTTTTTCTCGGTTTGATTCCTAAGGTGaaatcttatataaataagtcttttgataaattatttacttgaCACGTACTACAGTTGAAAactgaattttgttttattttctatggACTTTTACATGATTTTGGTGCGATTTAATTATACTGATTTTGgtatcttaaaatttaataattgttGATTGGTCAAACTCTTACACTAGATGTAAGTAGTAGTTTCATTGCTACACGTATGAATGGAATTATAATAGGAGATATTGAGAATACATTGTCTTTATACGTGTTTGCAGAATTGaacttttgattttaaatattatcacTCGTTCGTCTATACGCGAGATAACGTATGTGATAGTTGGTAAATGGTAATTAATTATATGGCATGTCTCAGAACATTTGATAAGTCACCACGAAAATGTagcatatttaaaatataagatatgaTTTAGTTGGATATCATATTCATATGACATATAGTTGAATTACAAACAGTCGTCAAATATTAGATTCCGTTCACTCGCATGCTTGGTTCACAATAAATCtcacttcttctttttctgaACATAATAAATCTCACTTCTTGAAGTGGTAGAGGTAAAAAAATTGGGTAGAAAAGATAATCAGTATGTGCGAAAATGGGAAAAAATTACACATTAATAACAGATTTTCTATTAAGCTTGTAAAGTATATAATGATTGAACGTATAACGTAATTTCCAAGTTATATGAATGGTTAGAAATAAACAGAATTGAATTAAACTGATGTTACATATACATTGATcttattatttacattatttgTGCCTCTTGCGTAAAATGAATGGCCAAATTGAAGTCCCTCTCAACGTACGTTGACAGATATGATCCTAAAAACAAAATACGATTTTGTATTCAGACTTCAAATCAAGCGTAGTAcagtataacattttttttgaactgtACAGTATAACTTCTTGTTGAAATGCATATAGTGATCTTGATTGTTTCGTTTGCTTTTAATTTTACCTTTAAAACTTTTACTTACACAGCACAAACTATAAATTCAAGTCTCAAAAATATATGtgagaaaactaaataaaatggTTTGAGGTGTTAAAGAAAAACAAGTATGTATGTCTTTCTTTTTCACCTTTCTTTGTTAATATTTTCCAACCTTAGAATTGGAAACAGTTTAACTGTAGTTGTATAAATTCATTTTGCTTAAAAGGAAGCTTGTTGAGTACCAGAACAACGTCCACCATGTCGCTGTTTAAATTCATAATTAGACAACCATACATGTTTCGTCTATTTATAGCAATATCAAAAtccataaataaaacatatatttttgatatttaaataatGTGTGGTactgtttttaacttttaatatgtTGCATATAATAAGTGGTGGACAGAACAAAGATTTGCAGCCACTAATCAAAGCATCTATCAACAAGTCAATATCAACAAAAAGTTATATCGATGCCAAAAATGATGTTTCTCGcatattattattgtttaacgAATATGATATTTGAATATGCATACAGTgttcaaagaaaaaagaagaatgtGCATACATATTTCTGGAAGATGAGATAACATCCATAACTGAAAACCCAGACCAAAGATTTGTGTAACTAGTCATGGTTTGGAATATATCAACTAAGATGATTGCATTTGATTACATGTTTTTACCAAAACTGATTACATGTTATAATGTGTATGTTAAAACGTGCATCCAGCATCCGTCTAGAGAGAATATACTTTTGCAAATACTTATAACCTTTTTAATGTTTTCGGAAAATTCTTCAACGCTACACCGTGTCCCTTTATAGGTAACGATCTATATGTAGCTAAGATTTCAAATATGGACAAATATAATTCATCAGTGCTTTGTCCCTTTAAAAGGTAAACGATCTATACCTCTAAAGATAAATATAAGTTACTTGATCCGAGTTTGGATCGGGGATCACTGGAATTTTGTTTAGATGTGCTTGACTTCTTTAAGCCAATGGATATATAGATCAGCTAGTCTGTCTCGTATTGGATAATGTGGTCATGCTGGTTAGCACACGGGTAATATAAGACCAAACTATATGTAGCTAACATAGGCTGTAACCTTAAGCCATTTCATTTCTaatgatattaacatttttaccaaaaagttATACATTATGTTAATTGGTTTATTCAAGTTTTGGTGACACCCTATAAATTAATTTGAGACCGTTCTTCAACCTGACTTCTTGGGATTATTGATGCAGGCCATAATCGTTAGTAGTATACCATTCATCTAATCTAGTTTAAGAGGGATTAGCTCTTAGAGAAAATTTTGAGGTTTAAGTAATCACAAATTAAACTTGACGTGTGGTGTGGAGGTTGTGAAATATCAAACaaagtcccacattggataTTAGACGAAGgtatgtctaatatataaacagatgtccaactctaattagtatGAGGTTTTTtgggaagaaaacaaaaagtaaattcATACATGCTTGTCTAAggtccaaagtggacaatatcgtactaattggataatatagagttggacatgaattgaataaatctcaacattggtatcagagcgtcAGGTTGACGAAGATCTGgaagaagaccaaaatacccttcaAATAGGAAGTGGACCCTTCAAGTAAGAATAAGAGAGGTTCTCAAAGGACCGAGATGTTGTGGGAGGCGCATTCTCAAAGGAAAGAAACACACGAGATGAGTGTTGTCCTTAGTTTGAGGGGGAGAATGTGAAATATCAAACAAAGTTCCACATTGGATATTAGACGAAGgaatgtctaatatataaagagatgttcaACTCTAATTAGTATGAGACCTTTTAGGaagaaaaccaaaagtaaattcaTGCGAGCTTGTCTAAGACCTAAaatggacaatatcgtactaatcggataatataTAGTTGGACATGGATTGAATAAATGATGTGTAGGgaagttcatatatcatttaactATTGAGGAAAAAGTACTACAAGTGGACCATACATATGTGATTTGGTATCCCACTCCCACATAGTGATGGAATACATACAATAGTTTTGAATAAGATCTCTACTAAGtgcaatattttaatttgattgaaaagtatatttgtaaaatataaataaaataaaacgaatCTTACAGAACATAATAAATCAAATGTCATTTCAGTTATAAAATCCGTTTCTAAACATTAAAATTggtttttagtttaaataaattaataaaaacagcAAGATTCTAGCATATAAAAAAACATGAGAAGCACTCGCAATGTCCCTAGGCTTAATAATGAAAGTATCAAACGATTCATCTTAGTGCCTCGCACGCAAATATGTATCCACCGCGTATAACCAAATTTCATATTCATTTCAAgccaataaaatatataaatcaacaaCACTATAAAATCCTTATATGCAAATGAAAACGAATCACTCAAAAGCCAAAACATTTGATAATATCATTCGATAATATCAAAATGGCCTCCTACGGCAAACTCGACGAGCATGAACAAGCCAAACTCGAGGCAAGTCGAAGGACGAAAAAGAGAATCGCCATTATCGCTATATCTTCCATCGTCCTCGTCTGCATCGTGGTAGGAGCAGTCGTCGGCACCGCAGCTAACAGTAGCGGCAAGAAACCGTCGTCAACGGAGGGTAACGGTAACGGAGATTCAATCTCCGTCTCGGTGAAAGCCGTGTGCGACGTTACGTTACACAAAGACAAATGTCTTGAGACCGTTGGATCCGCTCCAAACGCGAGCACACTAAACCCTGAGGAGCTATTCAACTACGCTGTCCAAATCACGCTCACGGAGCTCACAAAAGTCCTTAACGGATTCTCCGACAACAAACACACGGACAATGCCACGTCAGCAGCGATGGGAGCTTGCGTGGAGCTTATCGAGCTAGCCGTTGACCAACTCAACGAGACAATGACGTCACTCAAAGACCATACGACGTCGTCCACCAAGAGTGTTGCGGATCTCAGGACGTGGCTTAGCTCCGTTGAAACGTACCAAGAAACGTGCATGGAGGCATTGGTCGAAGCTAACAACCCTAACACGACGACGTTTGGAGAGACGCATTTGAAAAATTCCACGGAGATGACGAGCAATGCGCTAGCGATCATAACGTGGCTAGGGAAAATCGCTGACTCGATTAAGCTTAACCATCGTCGTTTACTGGCGACTGCTGAAGCTGACTTGCCGATGATGAGTGCTAGGGGACTTTTGGAGAGTAGTGATTTAAGGAAGATAGCGAACATTGTGGTGGCGCAAGATGGGTCAGGGAAGTATAGGACGATAAGTGAGGCTTTAGTGGAAGTGGAAGAGAAGAATGAGAAGCGTACGATAATTTATGTGAAGAAAGGAGTTTACGTGGAGAATGTTAGGGTTGAGAAGAAGAAATGGAACGTTGTGATGGTTGGTGATGGACAGAGTAAGACTATTGTCTCTGGTGGACTTAACTTTATCGATGGAACACCAACTTTCCAAACGGCCACATTTGGTAAGTACTTATACATatgaaaatctttaaaaatttataatttgatttatttagataactttactaaaaaaattcatacacacacacacacacacaaagaacAGTAGATGCTTTTGAAAAATGCTGGATTTATATATGAGAATTGCGTTTCCAAGTCATTTTTCTATTtcacttaaatttttttgctgattaatgtaaacgccgaatgatttgtttttgcgtttataatttaaaaaataacaattgaaatatttcaaaatttataatttgattaatttagATAACTTTACTAAAAATATTCATGCACACACACGCAGAAAGAACAATAGATGCTTTTGGAAAATGCTGGATTTATATATGAGAATTTGGGTTTTGTGTGACTTGTTAGCTAATTGAACTGAGTTGGAGTacttatttatattaaactcgCT
The window above is part of the Brassica napus cultivar Da-Ae chromosome C3, Da-Ae, whole genome shotgun sequence genome. Proteins encoded here:
- the LOC106382993 gene encoding histone-lysine N-methyltransferase, H3 lysine-9 specific SUVH1, with product MEGSFGGYTDKTRVLDIKPLRTLKPVFPSGNQAPPFVCAPPLGPFPPGFTPFYPFSSSQHTPDLNQSQHQPSLVTPLRTFRSPPPPDNTASNGDAVEGSTVKRKIQRKRTPIAQNPNFSSGISAAEKENGDRKLVMSVLTRFDALRRRLSQLEDAKESVTGIIKRPDLKAGSTCMSRGVRTNTKKRTGPVPGLEIGDVFFFRFEMCLIGLHSPSMAGIDYLVVKGGGGEAEEEPIATSIVSSGYYDNDEGNPDVLVYTGQGGNADKDKQSSDQKLERGNLALEKSLQKNSPVRVIRGLKEASQSAKIYIYDGLYDVKESWVEKGKSGHNTFKYKLVRAPGQAPAFASWTEIQKWKKGLPSREGMILTDLTSGVESIGVSLVNVVDAENGPAYFTYSTTVTSFKLTQQPSYGCECGGACKPGNLNCHCIRKNGGDFPYSGNGVLVSRRGMVHECSPACLCPGCKNKVTQMGVKLKLEVFKTVNRGWGLRSWDPIRAGSFICIYAGEAIDKSQMQPAMANDDYTFDTTRVYTPFKWNYEPGLADEDGSEEMSEEPELPLPLVISAKNVGNVARFMNHSCSPNVFWQPVSYENNGQLFLQVAFFAISHIPPMTELTYDYGVTRTSGAQSLCGKKKCFCGSEFCRGSFG
- the LOC106385040 gene encoding nicotianamine synthase 1-like codes for the protein MACQNNLVVKQIIDLYDQISKLECLKPSKNVDTLFGQLVSTCLPTDTNIDVTKMSDEVKDMRSNLIKLCGEAEGYLEQHFSTILGSLPGDQNPLDHLNIFPYYNNYLKLGKLEFDLLSQHSSHVPNKIAFVGSGPMPLTSIVLAKFHLKNTTFHNFDIDAHANTLASSLVSRDPDLSKRMIFHTTDVLNATEGLDQYDVIFLAALVGMDKEAKVKAIEHLEKHMAPGATLMLRSAHALRAFLYPVVDSSDLKGFQLLTIYHPTDDVVNSVVIARKLGGSTTTGVNGTRGCMFMPCNCSKVHAIMNNRCKKMMIEEFSAIE
- the LOC106386508 gene encoding probable pectinesterase/pectinesterase inhibitor 46 — encoded protein: MASYGKLDEHEQAKLEASRRTKKRIAIIAISSIVLVCIVVGAVVGTAANSSGKKPSSTEGNGNGDSISVSVKAVCDVTLHKDKCLETVGSAPNASTLNPEELFNYAVQITLTELTKVLNGFSDNKHTDNATSAAMGACVELIELAVDQLNETMTSLKDHTTSSTKSVADLRTWLSSVETYQETCMEALVEANNPNTTTFGETHLKNSTEMTSNALAIITWLGKIADSIKLNHRRLLATAEADLPMMSARGLLESSDLRKIANIVVAQDGSGKYRTISEALVEVEEKNEKRTIIYVKKGVYVENVRVEKKKWNVVMVGDGQSKTIVSGGLNFIDGTPTFQTATFAVFGKGFMARDMGFRNTAGPAKHQAVALMVSADLSVFYRCTMDAFQDTMYAHAQRQFYRECDIFGTVDFIFGNAAVVFQNCNILPRRPMKGQQNTITAQGKKDPNQNTGISIHNCTILPLDDLTDVQTFLGRPWKDFSTTVIMKSFMDGFINPKGWLPWVGDNAPDTIFYAEHLNFGPGASTKNRVKWRGLRTFLTKKEANRFTVKPFIDGKKWLPSTKVPFKSDF